The Prionailurus viverrinus isolate Anna chromosome X, UM_Priviv_1.0, whole genome shotgun sequence genome segment ttgaatttaagtgaataaattaaaacaaacaaacaaacacactgcCTTTTTAGGTGCATACCACTACTCTTTCTCGTAGGCTGAACGCTCAGGTAACTTAAGTAAAATGGTTtaatgattgtgtgtgtgtgagtgtgtgtgcgtgtgtgagacGTTTATAGCTTCGTATCATTGCCTTATgaccttccttgcttccttttctaGATTATTCAAAACCTTAAGAGGTACTGGTGACCTTTTTATGAAATGGCTTAGGGCAGTatatgccatttcttttttttttttttttttttttttttactaggcAAAGAACTTTATTAATCTTGTTTCAAACTTTATTCCCAGGCTTCTTCAGCTTAATTAGCTGCAAAGAATGAATTGTGtataagcaaaaactgaaaagagcTGCAGTGTCCAGGGGGCTTGGGCTTAAAAATATTAGAGATCTAGATTTTATCAGATccatgaacaaaatttttaaaaagcagtcataATATAAAATAGCAGCTCCCAGTAACTTCTTCAAGTTTTATCTTCTTCAGAAGTTGACTCAATTCAGTTTGCTTCATTCTTGGAAGCTTCATCAAAATTCTCCACAAGATCTGgaacttcatcatcatcatcctctccGGTAGCAAGTGGTGCCTTTCCATCCACAGATTGTTTGGGCAGAGCTTCAGCCAGCCTTCTTAAACTAGTCAGACTGTCTGCACCAAGTTGGTTTAAGATACTGGGTAACATTTCTGTCAGCTGCTTTGTCTCAGCATGGCCGGTAATGGTGAAAGTGTTCGCAGCCAGGGATGCCTGAACTTTAGGGTTGTTAAAGTGGATCactgttccttggtttgtgaaCATATTCACTTCTTCAATACCAGAGATATTGTTTACTCCTAACTTCTTTAAGGAGAACTGAAGTTTTTTATCATCTGCTGTAGCTGTTCTATGAACCACCTTCTTCTTTGGGCGAGCAGTTCCTTTCCCACCAATGCGCATTTGTGCTTGCAGTTTGGCGAGTTTCTCCTGGTTCATGATAGTTTCTTTCATCTTGTTGGAGCGGAAATGGGACCGCGCGGGGGACTAGGGTAGGCGCTCAGGGGGTCTCGGGTGGACCAGCCGAGATTAGGCGCACACACGCGGGGACGCAAGATGGCCAGTATATGCCATTTCTAATCACTTTGTTGTTTTCATACATACGCCTGGCACTCAACCTCGTGTTTTCCCACTTAAGCACTTTACTTACTGTGAAGATTGCCTCTCTTCACAGCATTCTTGGTTTTCTCAGTCCAATGATTTAACTTAACAAACATTATGGACCCTTGCAGTTTTCCAGGTACTTAGGCTGCAATGGTTAATACGACCTGCTTCTTAGCCTCAGATAGCTCAAAATCAAACTGGAGAAACGAACGAAGGTATCTAACACCAACACAGAAAAGCACTACAACCATCCTAGCGCATTAAAAACGCAAAATTAAATAGGTTAAGTAGATTATCTCCTAGAGCACATTTTACGAAATATAGAAATTTCTCCCAACACTTGACTATCATCCATTATGGCTTCATATAACCCTGGTTCTGTGCactcttcccgccccccccccccccccccgtatgcttctttatgtctttttgttaTGCCTTTCTTGGACTCTGATTCTTCGGGGGAGtggttatttatctatttatcacgTTAATTATCTAACAACTCCACTAAGAGTTGACTCTTCTCGGGCACTCTTCAATATATGCATTACTAGCCCATAATCACTATGAGGGGTCTCTTGGGGAGCCGTTAGAGGTCACTTTACCTGGGTTAAGAGTCAATGAAAATGAAGGTCATCCATTTTCTTGATAACCTCAGGACCAGCTCAGTCAGTGGCCTCCAATATTAGCGATAcagtagaatcacctggggaactctTAAAACGACTGACGCCTATATGTTTCCACCTCCGTCCTCACTCCACCATGGAGATTCTGGTTTAATTTGTCTGGGATGCTGCCGGGGGAGTCGGAATTCTTAAAGGCTCCCCAGATATTTCTAATGTGTGGCCAAGGTTGGGGAACATTGTGTAACTCTATACTATTTCCTCTAATTTACatgcatttttcttcctctgtacaCGAAAGAAAGATGATAAATATTGACAGTTTGAAGGCTTCCTTCCCCATGTTGAGAGCACAAACATTCCTCATGATAAGTTTCTCTCGAATTACAGGCTTCCTTGCCTTTGCTTTTACATAGCGACATAAAAACAGGCCAGCAATTTTTTGTATATTCCTTCCACCAAGGGGTGAAATCTATGTCCCTTCGTCTTGAATCTGGATTGACCTTGGTTTTATGCCCATTACAAGTAGGATGTAATGGAAATGCACTGTGCAATTTCTCAGGCTACATCAAACAAAACCATGAATCTTCTGACTGGTTCCCTTTGAGCAACCACACTAGAAACCCTGAGCCACCAAGTGAGAAGTCTTAGCGTGTTGAAGGTACCAGTCTATCAAACAGCTAAGCCATATGGTACCCGTAGCTGTCTGGTCTTCAAATCAGCCCAGTTTAGGTGCAAGCCATGTAAGTAAAGAAGTTTATAGATGATTTGTCTTCCCCTCTACTAATGAGTCACCTGAGTCTTTGAGTCTTCCCAGATGAAGTCACTGATACTGTGAAacagatcaggggcgcctgggtggctcagtcggttgagcgtcggatttggctcaggtcacgatctcacggttcgtgagtttgagccccgcgtcaggctctgtgctgacagctcggagcctagagcctgcttcgaattctatatctatatctatatctatatctatatctatatctatctatatgttatatatatactaaagaattgggtcacatgattatggagggtACTACGTCTCAATATCTGTAGTCAGCAAGTCAGAAAACCGGGAGAGAAGATGGTATAGTTCTGGTCTGAAAGCCAGTAGGCTTGAATCCAAAGACCTACACATGGGCTTTATTCAGTCTATTGATTTAAATGATAAACTCATTCAAAAACACCCTCACGGGGGCACGGGGGTGACTCAGgcggtttagcgtctgactttggctccggtcatgatctcgcggttcgtgagttcgagccccgcaccgggctctgtgctgacggctcagaccctggagcctgcttcggattctgtgcctccctctctctgtgcccctcccctgttcgcgctctgtctcttcctctctctcaaaaacaaataaatctttttaaaaattaaaaaagaaataaaagcacccTCACAGAAATACTCAGAACAATGTTTAGCCAAATATCTGGACATCCAGTGGCCCGGTCAGGTTGACACGTAAACTAGCCATCACAAGGCTTCAGAGCAAAGATCGAGTTCCAGGTGTTGTCAAGAAAATATCTCCTGGTAAAGATTACtgtgaaacatttttgtttttaaatttctccaaGAGACTCAAGTAGCACCTCCTAGACCTTTTCAAACAGACAAAAGGACTTAACGGGAGATATAGCTGCAGATATCTTTGGCAAACACAATCTGTCACGTGTCTGTAACTTTCCTCTGAGATTGACGCCACTTTTCTGATCAATACCTTATTTTCCTACAACAGCTTTCCTTTGTACCGTTCTAATCACTTGTCAATAAAACAGATtgctctgccattttttttttaacagaatgtAAACGTTGGGAGATCTTAGCTTCATGTTGTAAGATGGCTAATCGTTTCCAGAACAAAGCAgtataaaacagagaaaaccaaTTCATGACATTGTTCTCACTTTTAACTCTAGCATATAGACTAAAGgacaaaactgttaaaaaaaaaatagctataggtacagtaaaataataacataaacaaCATAAAATGTGGGGAACAGATAAATGCGTAGAACATCTGTATGCAATTGAAGTTGTTACCCATTTAAAACAGACTGTCATAACTGTGAAAGCTTCGTGGTAATCACAGAGCAAAAACCTGTAATACATGcacaaatgataaaaagaaaagaatccaaagacaccaccacacacacacaaaaaaatgcattatttcacaaagaaagacagcaagagacgaagaaaagaacaaaggcacTACGAAGCAATCGGAAAGCAATTATCAAAATGGTAATTACCCATCAAAAATTACTCGAGATGCCAATAATTTAAGTTCTCCAGTTAAGAGACATGAAGTGGCTTGAACAGTGAGACGACGACGACAACAAACAcgagacccatctatatactgcccGCAAGAGACTCACTTACGCTTTAAGGACATTCATGGGCcgaaagggaagggacagaataacatattccatgcaaatgggaAACAAAATAGAGCCCGGGTCATAATGCTTCTGTGaaacaaagtagactttaagtcaaaagttgtaacaagagacagagaaggccattatataatgataaaaaccAACAAATCTGAAGGCAGAAATAGACAGCAATGCAATTAACAGAAGAAGATTTCATCACTCCCCTTTCAATAAAGGGTAAGTCATCTCAACAgaatattaataaagaaataatggacTAGAATGACACTTTAGGCCAAACGGACCTAACGGACATAGACAGACCTTTCCATCCGACGGAAGCAGGATGCAGATTTTCTTCAAGCACGCATTGAGTATTCCCCTGGATGGATCGTATATTAGGTTGCAAAACAAGTCTTCACacatttaagaagattgaaatcataccaagtatcttttatAGCCACAACGATAGGGAACTAAAAAATCAAAGCAGGGAGAAAGCTGGAAcattcacacatatgtggaaattaaacaagacACCTTGGAACAATGAAcgggtggagaaaaagaaataaaaactgaaataaaaagtatcttgaaacaaatgaaaccGGAAACATAACAtgccaaaacttatgggatgcagaaaaagcagttctaagagggaactATAAAGCAATAAATGTctacactaagaaaaaaagaggggtgcctgagtggctcagtcaattgaacatccaactgttgatttcggctcaggtcacgatcccaaggtagggggatcaagccccacatcaggctctgcactgagcgtgaagcctgtttaagattctctctctctctctctctctctctctctctccctttgcccctctcccacatttGAGCTCGctccctcttaaaaaaatgttaaaattttataaaaaagcaaaaagaaagatccaaataaacaacctaaccttatacctcaaggaactagaaaaagaacaaactaatagcagaagaaaggaagtaataaaaaccagagcagaaataaatgaaataaaaacaagaaagataatAGAAAAGGTCAACAAGAATGAGTTagtttattaaaaagataaaacaaaattgacaaatatttaacTAGATTAAGATAAGAGAGGTGACATCAATTAACAcaattacaaatgaaagaggagatattacagctgataccacagaaatacgaAGAATTTTAAGgcactactatgaacaattacatgccGACAAAGGAGATAACTTAGAAGAAATCAATAcgttcctagaaacacacaatttACCAAGACTGATTCATGAAGTAATAGAAACTCTTAACAGACCAATAACaagcaaggaaattgaatcacaaatcaaaaatctcccaacaaataaaagcccaAGACTGGATGGCTACACTAGGAAAACACtacaaaatacttaaagaagaattaataccgaTCCTTATCAAGCTCTTCCCCAAAAAATGAAAacgaaggaacacttccaaacccATTTCACGAGGCTGGCCTTATCCTTATACtgaaaccagacaaggacaccacaagaaGAGAACGTTACAGGCCCATATCCCAAACGAACATAGGtacaaaagtcctcaacaaaacgCTGGCAAACTTAATTCAAgagcacattaaaaagatcatgcGCCATGATCAAGTGTGACTGATCTCTGTGATGCAAAGACGtgtcaacatatgcaaatcaagaaatgtgataagccacattaataaaataaaggataaaaatcatatgattatttcaataggtCCTGAAAAcacctttgacaaaattcaacatccagtCATGTAAAAACTTTCAACAGATTAGGTATAGAAAGAATGTACCTCTACTCATAAAGCCCATACATGACAAGCCcgcagctaacattatactcgaTGGTGAAAAGTTAAAAGCCTTTCCTCTAACAACAAACCaccagaaagaaatcaagaaacgatttccattcacaatagcatcaaaacccaaaaaacatttagaaatgaatTTAACCGAGGGAGTAAAAGACCTATGCGCTGAAAACTAGAAGACACTCGTGAAAGAATgtgaaggagacacaaataaatggaaggatagCCTGTGTTCATGGATCGAAAGAATACTGTGACCATACCGATATTACCCCAagcgatctacagattcaatacaatcctgTTCAAAATTACATTGACATTTTTCCCAGAAATCGAtaaatcatcctaaaatttgtatggtaccACAAATGACTCAaacaaccaaagcaatcttgagaaagaagaacaaagctagaggcatcatgcTCTGTGATTCCAAACTCTAGTAATTAATTGAACCCATATTGTAGTAGCATAAAGACAGGCAcacagtggaacagaataaaaaagccTAAGAATACATGCCTGCACATACATTTGACTAATTTTTGGAAAGGGCACAAAGAGCACACgatagggaaaggacagtctctttaataaagggtgtggagaaaactgaaaatccacatgcgaaagaatgaagctggacccccACCTCACACCACTTACAAAAATGACCTCCACATGCGTTAACGACTTACATGTAAAACTTGAAACTGTAAAACtgctaggagaaaacatagaaaaaaaaggtTCCTTGATggtggtcttggcaatgatttcttggatgaGACACAATATGCACAGGCAGTAAAAGCTAAAATACACACGTGAGACTATATCGAAATtaagagcttctgcacagaaaaggaagcaaTCCATAAGTTGAAAAGGCAACCTGcaggatgggaaaaaaatatttgcaaaccatacagctgataagaggttaatatccaaaatatataaagagctcatacaactcaatgACAAAAAAGCAAATTACCCCAGTTAAAaatggggggaagggggcacctgtgtggctcagtcagttaagcatccaactcttgattttggctcaggtcatgatctcgtggttcccgGGATCGAGTCCCAGgttggtctctgggctgacagtgaggaggagactggttgggattctctctctccccctctctctgcccctcccccacccatgctctcacgccctcaaaataaatacataaacatttttcaaaaatctctAAACAATGAACAAAGGACCTAATTAGATACTTTtctgaagaagatatacaaacgTCCAGTACGTACACGAAAAGGCGCTCAATGTTACTCGTCGTCGGGGAGTGCAAATCAAACGCAcaatatcacctcacgcctgttaGCATGGTTGTTACCCAGAAAATAACACAAGTTGGTGAGGAGGTAGAggaaaggaaacccttgtgcactcttagtgggaatgtaaattggtacggCCAACCTGGAAAACAGTGGAGTCGATCCTCAAATAATTCAAAACAGacctaccgtatgatccagcaatcccactcctgggtatgtatctgaaggaaataaaatcagtgtcTCAAAAAGATACCTGTACTGTCtcgttcattgcagtattattcacagtaATCAAGAAATGGAAATGACCTAAATGCCctctgactgatgaatggataaagagtatgtgactgatgaatggataaagagtatgtgactgatgaatggataaagagtatgaatggataaagaatacgGATAAAGAGTATGGATAAGAGTAtgtgactgatgaatggataaagagtatatatgttatatatataatatatatatatatata includes the following:
- the LOC125157291 gene encoding transcription factor BTF3-like, which produces MKETIMNQEKLAKLQAQMRIGGKGTARPKKKVVHRTATADDKKLQFSLKKLGVNNISGIEEVNMFTNQGTVIHFNNPKVQASLAANTFTITGHAETKQLTEMLPSILNQLGADSLTSLRRLAEALPKQSVDGKAPLATGEDDDDEVPDLVENFDEASKNEAN